The Micromonospora sp. M71_S20 genome has a window encoding:
- a CDS encoding DUF4081 domain-containing GNAT family N-acetyltransferase: MLTVPVRQLGESERRAVERLLDLDPFAGAQVAERITARGLAWWRAEGRVLGYGSRRNLESICWLGGNLTPVLATEPAVAAYADLLAGEERLCSSIVGRADAVLGLWDRLSAVWGPARDVRPNQPLLATDALPALRADPEVRRVRASEVDRLFPAAVAMYTEEVGVSPLADDGGRGYRRRVTDLVRTGRAYARFVDGQVVFKAELAVVTRRTAQVQGVWVAPDWRGRGIASAAMAAVVRDALLRVAPTVSLYVNDFNLPARRVYERCGFRPVGTLATVLF; this comes from the coding sequence GTGCTGACGGTGCCGGTACGGCAACTGGGGGAGTCGGAGCGCCGCGCGGTCGAGCGGCTGCTCGACCTCGACCCGTTCGCGGGCGCGCAGGTCGCCGAGCGGATCACGGCGCGTGGCCTGGCCTGGTGGCGCGCCGAGGGGCGGGTGCTGGGCTACGGCAGCCGCCGCAACCTGGAGTCGATCTGCTGGCTCGGCGGCAACCTCACCCCCGTGCTCGCCACCGAGCCGGCCGTCGCCGCCTACGCCGACCTGCTCGCCGGCGAGGAGCGGCTCTGCTCGTCGATCGTGGGCCGGGCCGACGCGGTGCTCGGGCTCTGGGACCGCCTCTCCGCCGTCTGGGGGCCGGCCCGGGACGTACGCCCCAACCAGCCGTTGCTGGCGACCGACGCGCTGCCGGCGCTGCGGGCGGACCCGGAGGTGCGGCGGGTGCGCGCCAGCGAGGTCGACCGGCTCTTCCCGGCGGCGGTGGCGATGTACACCGAGGAGGTGGGCGTCTCGCCGCTCGCCGACGACGGCGGGCGCGGCTACCGGCGGCGGGTCACCGACCTGGTCCGGACCGGGCGGGCGTACGCCCGGTTCGTCGACGGCCAGGTGGTGTTCAAGGCCGAGCTGGCGGTGGTGACCCGCCGGACCGCCCAGGTGCAGGGCGTCTGGGTGGCGCCCGACTGGCGGGGCCGGGGCATCGCGTCGGCGGCGATGGCGGCGGTGGTGCGCGACGCGCTGCTGCGGGTCGCCCCGACCGTCAGCCTCTACGTCAACGACTTCAACCTGCCGGCCCGCCGGGTCTACGAGCGCTGCGGATTCCGCCCGGTCGGCACGCTCGCCACCGTGCTCTTCTGA
- the ispG gene encoding flavodoxin-dependent (E)-4-hydroxy-3-methylbut-2-enyl-diphosphate synthase, translated as MTAVSLGIPSVPPPPLAPRRLSRQIMVGSVPVGGGAPVSVQSMTTTLTSDVNATLQQIAELTASGCQIVRVAVPSQDDVEALPAIAKKSQIPVIADIHFQPKYVFAAIDAGCAAVRVNPGNIRQFDDKVKEIAKAAGDAGVPIRIGVNAGSLDKRLLAKYGKATAEALVESALWECSLFEEHGFRDIKISVKHNDPVVMIRAYRQLAEKCDYPLHLGVTEAGPAFQGTIKSAVAFGALLAEGIGDTIRVSLSAPPVEEIKVGNQILESLGLRERGLEIVSCPSCGRAQVDVYKLAEEVTAGLEGLPVPLRVAVMGCVVNGPGEAREADLGVASGNGKGQIFVKGKVVKTVPEAQIVETLIEEALRIADEMGAELPEELRSLLPGATVTVH; from the coding sequence GGTCGGCTCGGTGCCGGTCGGCGGGGGCGCGCCGGTGTCGGTGCAGTCGATGACCACCACCCTCACCTCCGACGTCAACGCCACACTCCAGCAGATCGCCGAGCTGACCGCGTCCGGCTGCCAGATCGTCCGGGTCGCCGTGCCCAGCCAGGACGACGTGGAGGCGCTGCCGGCGATCGCGAAGAAGTCGCAGATCCCGGTGATCGCCGACATCCACTTCCAGCCGAAGTACGTCTTCGCCGCGATCGACGCCGGCTGCGCGGCGGTCCGGGTCAACCCGGGCAACATCCGTCAGTTCGACGACAAGGTCAAGGAGATCGCCAAGGCGGCCGGCGACGCGGGCGTGCCGATCCGGATCGGCGTCAACGCCGGCTCGCTCGACAAGCGGCTGCTCGCCAAGTACGGCAAGGCCACCGCCGAGGCGCTGGTCGAGTCGGCGCTGTGGGAGTGCTCGCTGTTCGAGGAGCACGGCTTCCGCGACATCAAGATCTCGGTCAAGCACAACGACCCGGTGGTGATGATCCGGGCGTACCGCCAGCTCGCCGAGAAGTGCGACTACCCGCTGCACCTGGGCGTCACCGAGGCCGGCCCGGCCTTCCAGGGCACCATCAAGTCGGCGGTCGCCTTCGGCGCGCTGCTGGCCGAGGGGATCGGCGACACGATCCGGGTCTCGCTGTCGGCCCCGCCGGTGGAGGAGATCAAGGTCGGCAACCAGATCCTGGAGTCGCTCGGGCTGCGCGAGCGGGGCCTGGAGATCGTCTCCTGCCCGTCCTGCGGTCGCGCCCAGGTCGACGTCTACAAGCTGGCCGAGGAGGTCACCGCCGGCCTGGAGGGGCTGCCGGTGCCGCTGCGGGTCGCGGTGATGGGCTGCGTCGTGAACGGTCCGGGCGAGGCCCGCGAGGCCGACCTCGGGGTCGCCTCCGGCAACGGCAAGGGCCAGATCTTCGTCAAGGGCAAGGTGGTCAAGACCGTGCCCGAGGCGCAGATCGTGGAGACCCTGATCGAGGAGGCGCTGCGCATCGCCGACGAGATGGGCGCCGAGCTGCCCGAGGAGCTGCGCAGCCTGCTCCCCGGTGCCACCGTCACCGTGCACTGA